The following are from one region of the Haloactinomyces albus genome:
- a CDS encoding DUF305 domain-containing protein — protein MRRASAGTARAGTAGAAVAGVAVVSLMILGGCTSADPAGNPERTTSSAPVVLPGAPGDIPEVAGPAEVAELDAEQAEPSEAGIRYIRMMIPHHQQALTMTALAPTRAKNAQVRALAERIGGAQEAEIGMMQAWLERNELPRVSDPHVDAQHKRRMGMATPEQLDRLEASSGTRFDRLFLTLMSRHHEGAVSMAENVLEEGTDPQVRSMAKDVIASQRDEIAVMRELAENLGR, from the coding sequence ATGCGTCGGGCCAGTGCGGGTACGGCCAGGGCGGGCACAGCCGGGGCTGCGGTCGCAGGAGTGGCCGTGGTGAGCCTGATGATCCTGGGCGGCTGTACGAGTGCGGACCCGGCGGGCAACCCGGAGCGGACCACCTCCTCGGCGCCGGTGGTACTGCCGGGCGCTCCTGGTGACATACCCGAGGTGGCCGGTCCCGCAGAGGTGGCGGAGCTCGATGCCGAGCAAGCCGAGCCGTCCGAGGCCGGTATTCGCTATATCCGGATGATGATCCCGCACCATCAGCAGGCCCTGACCATGACGGCCCTGGCGCCGACGCGAGCGAAGAATGCGCAGGTGCGAGCCCTGGCCGAACGCATCGGGGGAGCTCAAGAAGCCGAGATCGGCATGATGCAGGCATGGCTCGAACGCAACGAGCTTCCGCGGGTTTCCGATCCGCACGTCGATGCACAGCACAAACGCAGGATGGGGATGGCGACGCCGGAGCAGCTGGACCGACTGGAGGCGTCCTCGGGCACACGGTTCGATCGACTGTTCCTGACCCTGATGAGCAGGCATCACGAGGGTGCGGTGTCGATGGCGGAGAACGTCCTCGAGGAGGGGACCGATCCGCAGGTGCGCTCCATGGCCAAGGACGTGATCGCCTCCCAGCGCGATGAGATCGCCGTGATGCGCGAACTGGCCGAGAACCTCGGCCGGTAG
- a CDS encoding LVIVD repeat-containing protein: MSENMEHVAHVPKQAPFDAAGAFGTDIAFKKHYAFVGNYSGFTVYNIANPRKPRVISQVVCPGGQGDVSISGDLLFVSTDYPRTNNTCTSEPTDSADPQGWQGMKVFDVSNPRKPRYVSAIATSCGSHTHTLVPDKAGKAAYLYISSYGPSEEFPKCQPPHDKISIAKVPYANPDSPVLVDAPVLFPEGGNPGNDSTSATTGCHDLTVFPSKDLAAGACMGDGILMDISDREAPRVIERVRDDENFAFWHSATFNNDGTKVVFTDELGGGGAATCNKAVGPKRGADGIYDIVGKGEDRTLKFRSYFKIPRHQADTENCVAHNGSLIPVEGRDIMVQAWYQGGVSVWDFTDSANPSEIAYFDRTPFNTERMQIAGSWSAYYYNGYIYSSGIQEGLDVLKLHDPRTGDADKVRFKQFNPQTQPVY, from the coding sequence ATGAGCGAGAACATGGAGCATGTCGCCCACGTGCCCAAACAGGCCCCGTTCGACGCGGCGGGCGCCTTCGGCACCGACATCGCCTTCAAGAAGCACTACGCTTTCGTGGGCAATTACAGCGGGTTCACGGTCTACAACATCGCCAACCCGCGCAAGCCGCGGGTGATCAGCCAGGTGGTCTGCCCCGGTGGACAGGGTGACGTCTCGATCTCCGGCGATCTGCTGTTCGTCTCGACCGATTACCCTCGGACGAACAACACGTGCACGAGCGAGCCGACCGACAGTGCCGACCCGCAGGGCTGGCAGGGCATGAAGGTCTTCGACGTGAGCAACCCGCGCAAGCCGCGCTATGTCTCGGCGATCGCCACGTCCTGCGGTTCGCACACCCACACGCTGGTACCGGACAAGGCGGGCAAGGCCGCATACCTCTACATCTCCTCCTACGGTCCTTCGGAGGAGTTCCCGAAGTGCCAGCCGCCGCACGACAAGATCTCGATCGCCAAAGTGCCCTACGCGAATCCGGATTCTCCGGTTCTCGTGGACGCTCCGGTGCTGTTCCCGGAAGGTGGTAATCCCGGTAACGACAGCACCAGCGCCACCACCGGTTGCCACGACCTGACCGTCTTTCCCTCGAAGGATCTGGCCGCAGGCGCCTGCATGGGTGACGGCATCCTGATGGATATCTCCGACCGGGAAGCACCGCGCGTCATCGAACGGGTCCGCGATGACGAGAACTTCGCGTTCTGGCACTCGGCGACGTTCAACAACGACGGAACGAAGGTCGTCTTCACCGATGAACTCGGCGGTGGTGGCGCCGCGACCTGCAACAAGGCGGTCGGGCCGAAGCGGGGCGCCGACGGCATCTACGACATCGTGGGTAAGGGCGAAGACCGGACGCTGAAGTTCCGCAGTTATTTCAAGATCCCGCGTCACCAGGCCGACACGGAGAACTGCGTGGCCCACAACGGTTCCCTGATCCCCGTCGAGGGCCGCGACATCATGGTGCAAGCGTGGTACCAGGGCGGCGTCTCGGTGTGGGACTTCACCGACTCGGCCAACCCGAGCGAGATCGCCTACTTCGACCGCACTCCGTTCAACACGGAGCGGATGCAGATCGCCGGATCGTGGTCGGCGTACTACTACAACGGCTACATCTACTCCAGCGGGATCCAGGAGGGACTCGATGTCCTGAAACTGCACGATCCCAGGACGGGTGATGCGGACAAGGTGCGGTTCAAGCAGTTCAATCCGCAGACGCAGCCGGTGTACTGA
- a CDS encoding dienelactone hydrolase family protein, producing MTEFANPHQNVTFASNGGSAHGYLTLPPSGRGPGVLVIQEWWGLTDHIADVTERFAAEGFVALAPDLYGGRTTHDSREASTMMQNLPVEQATRDLSGAIDHLLAQHAVTGDSVGVVGFCMGGKFVLVMAAQQGDRVGAAVPFYGLPSAEETDFSHLTAPVLGHYGEHDRTITPEAVEDIRARIPAASEVPPQMHFYPAGHAFFNDRSPSTYHEDSARLAWARTLEFLHTHLD from the coding sequence GTGACCGAGTTCGCCAACCCGCACCAGAACGTGACGTTCGCCAGCAACGGCGGAAGCGCACACGGATACCTCACCCTTCCGCCTTCCGGTCGCGGGCCGGGCGTTCTCGTGATCCAGGAGTGGTGGGGCCTGACCGACCACATCGCCGACGTCACCGAGCGGTTCGCCGCCGAAGGGTTCGTCGCTCTCGCCCCCGACCTCTACGGCGGGCGAACCACACACGACTCCCGAGAAGCCTCGACGATGATGCAGAACCTGCCCGTCGAGCAGGCCACCCGTGATCTGTCCGGAGCGATCGACCACCTGCTCGCCCAGCACGCCGTGACCGGTGACTCCGTGGGCGTGGTCGGATTCTGCATGGGAGGCAAATTCGTTCTGGTCATGGCCGCCCAGCAGGGCGACCGGGTCGGTGCCGCCGTCCCCTTCTACGGTCTGCCGTCAGCCGAGGAAACCGACTTCTCCCACCTGACCGCCCCGGTACTCGGGCACTACGGCGAGCACGATCGGACCATCACCCCCGAAGCCGTGGAGGACATCAGGGCCAGGATCCCGGCCGCCTCCGAGGTTCCACCTCAGATGCACTTCTATCCGGCAGGCCACGCCTTCTTCAACGATCGGAGCCCGTCCACGTACCACGAGGATTCGGCCCGGCTCGCATGGGCACGCACACTCGAATTCCTGCACACCCATCTGGACTGA
- a CDS encoding putative bifunctional diguanylate cyclase/phosphodiesterase: MKIGGSDGGSSEYASDEVPRQWRSGHWRAELARQWARRLDDASYIPMSRASIDQRLLELVDRLIDALEEPSEIDEVGREVGSSLVRMHATGEESLTRTLELLSDGLLTGPGNEPARRILALLAAVTAGYAGADRESTFQQQETLKRALLRSKVHTERELQVSEARFREIFTTTPIGVAICELDGTFIETNSALRDTLGYSDEELRSKTIHDLFAPEEAGSIAASYAELAGGTRHGLRERRNLVRADGDRAWTYLAVSVLRDADGAPRHFVTMVEDLRELSSLQDRFHHQALHDAMTGLPNRQHFRSRLQTALASQPGDVTLTLYHLGLDGFELINDGLGYEIGDSIVKAVAKRLDQLIADEAGLVARLGGTEFAILLKQSADTPDIASFAARINEELSEPIYVGEHGIATSACIGVTQRTVAEAETDALMWSADVTLRRAESAGKRQWALFDPQRAPNEQVEAKLAAIMPGALELGEFDVLYQPLVSIPDRKLMGVAAQLSWQPKGHDRLDHDECLRLAERSGITLSLRDWMLSTAWQQVSAWHREGHRPRLVTGLSPNQSRDPDLVARVREVLDGSELDAQWLRVVMPITAMMDDGDEARDNGTTLDAMGVQTALRDFRASPEELRCLRELPVCAVQLADDLVRLVHEREADESPEIRAIESLLPWTRACGVPITVVGVEAEEQAAWWHSRGCEIAAGPVYSDPIPAEAVNRLLRAV, encoded by the coding sequence ATGAAGATCGGCGGTTCGGACGGCGGCTCCTCGGAGTATGCCTCGGACGAGGTCCCTCGGCAGTGGCGCAGCGGACACTGGCGTGCGGAGCTTGCCCGCCAGTGGGCCAGGAGACTCGATGATGCCTCCTACATCCCGATGTCGCGCGCATCGATCGATCAACGTCTGCTGGAGTTGGTGGACCGCCTCATCGATGCGTTGGAAGAACCTTCGGAGATCGACGAAGTGGGCCGCGAGGTGGGCAGCAGCCTGGTGCGGATGCACGCCACCGGCGAGGAAAGCCTGACCCGCACGCTGGAACTGCTGAGCGATGGCCTCCTCACCGGGCCCGGCAACGAGCCGGCACGTCGAATTCTGGCACTGCTGGCAGCGGTGACTGCCGGCTATGCCGGTGCCGACCGGGAGAGCACGTTTCAGCAGCAGGAGACGCTGAAGCGGGCACTGCTGCGTTCCAAGGTGCACACCGAACGGGAGCTGCAGGTCAGCGAGGCACGCTTCCGGGAAATATTCACCACCACCCCCATCGGTGTCGCGATCTGTGAGTTGGACGGCACGTTCATCGAGACGAACTCGGCGCTGCGGGACACGCTCGGTTACTCCGATGAGGAGCTGCGGTCCAAGACGATCCATGATCTGTTCGCCCCGGAGGAAGCCGGGAGCATCGCGGCCTCCTACGCCGAATTGGCCGGGGGAACCCGCCACGGCCTGCGCGAACGGCGCAACCTCGTGCGCGCCGACGGAGACAGGGCCTGGACCTACCTGGCCGTGTCGGTGCTGCGGGACGCCGACGGCGCGCCGCGGCACTTCGTCACCATGGTCGAGGATCTCCGTGAGCTGAGCTCACTGCAGGACCGCTTCCATCATCAGGCGCTGCACGACGCCATGACCGGATTGCCGAACCGCCAACACTTCCGTAGTCGACTGCAGACGGCGTTGGCCAGTCAACCCGGGGACGTGACACTGACGCTCTATCACCTCGGTCTCGACGGGTTCGAGCTCATCAATGACGGGTTGGGCTACGAGATCGGTGACAGCATCGTCAAGGCTGTGGCCAAACGTCTGGATCAGCTCATCGCCGACGAGGCGGGTTTGGTCGCCAGGCTCGGTGGTACCGAGTTCGCGATCCTGCTCAAGCAGTCAGCGGACACGCCGGACATTGCCTCGTTCGCCGCCCGGATCAACGAGGAGCTGTCCGAGCCGATCTACGTCGGCGAGCACGGCATCGCGACCTCGGCCTGCATTGGCGTGACGCAGCGCACCGTGGCCGAGGCGGAAACCGACGCGTTGATGTGGAGTGCCGATGTGACGCTGCGCCGTGCGGAGTCGGCGGGAAAGCGGCAGTGGGCGCTGTTCGACCCGCAGCGAGCCCCCAATGAGCAGGTCGAGGCGAAGCTGGCGGCCATCATGCCGGGCGCACTCGAACTCGGCGAGTTCGACGTGCTCTATCAGCCCTTGGTGTCCATACCGGACCGGAAGCTGATGGGGGTGGCGGCACAGTTGAGTTGGCAGCCGAAGGGGCACGATCGGCTGGACCACGACGAGTGCCTGCGCCTGGCCGAACGTTCCGGCATCACGCTGTCCTTGCGAGACTGGATGCTGAGCACGGCATGGCAGCAGGTAAGTGCGTGGCATCGCGAGGGGCACCGGCCACGGCTGGTCACCGGGCTCAGCCCGAACCAGTCGCGCGACCCCGACCTGGTTGCCAGGGTGCGTGAGGTACTCGATGGGAGCGAGCTCGACGCGCAGTGGTTGCGGGTGGTCATGCCGATCACGGCCATGATGGACGATGGCGACGAGGCACGGGACAACGGGACCACGCTCGATGCGATGGGTGTGCAGACCGCCCTCCGCGATTTCCGTGCTTCCCCGGAGGAACTGCGTTGTCTGCGCGAGCTTCCCGTGTGCGCGGTTCAACTCGCCGACGACCTGGTGCGACTCGTCCACGAACGGGAGGCCGATGAATCCCCCGAAATCCGTGCGATCGAGAGCCTGCTGCCCTGGACCCGTGCCTGCGGGGTGCCGATCACCGTGGTCGGGGTGGAAGCCGAGGAACAAGCCGCATGGTGGCACTCGAGGGGCTGCGAAATCGCTGCGGGACCGGTCTACAGTGATCCGATCCCCGCCGAGGCGGTGAACCGGCTGCTTCGTGCGGTGTGA
- a CDS encoding SAM-dependent methyltransferase: MTEQATWSPDEIDEEVPSAARIYDYLLGGAHNFAVDRCLGEKFLTALPSARNVARLNRAFLRRAVVALAESGVRQFLDLGSGIPTVGNVHEIAHGLDPQAGVVYVDSESIAVAHSELLLDGDHRTAVIQANLREPGSILRHPETRRLLDFSQPIGLLMVGVLHFVPTRADAAGIVRQYRDELPSGSFLALSHFTADVEPDEMAEVVEVMRHSADPVHPRTRDEITKLFDGFELLDPGVVGTAHWRPNEPDASAEQPGGTRIYAGVGRKL, from the coding sequence GTGACGGAACAGGCGACCTGGAGCCCGGATGAGATCGACGAGGAAGTGCCCAGTGCGGCCCGAATCTACGACTACCTGCTCGGTGGTGCGCACAATTTCGCCGTCGACCGTTGCCTGGGGGAGAAGTTCCTGACCGCGTTGCCCAGTGCCCGCAACGTCGCCCGGCTCAACCGGGCATTCCTGCGACGCGCTGTGGTGGCACTGGCAGAGTCGGGGGTGCGTCAGTTCCTCGACCTCGGTTCCGGAATCCCGACTGTGGGCAATGTGCACGAGATCGCCCACGGCCTGGATCCGCAGGCAGGTGTGGTGTACGTGGACAGTGAGTCCATCGCCGTCGCGCACAGCGAGTTGCTGCTCGACGGTGATCACCGCACTGCCGTGATTCAGGCGAATCTGCGGGAACCGGGCAGTATCCTGCGGCATCCCGAAACTCGGCGGCTGCTGGACTTCTCGCAGCCCATCGGGCTGCTCATGGTCGGTGTTCTCCACTTCGTCCCGACCCGAGCCGATGCGGCCGGGATCGTTCGGCAGTATCGCGACGAACTACCGTCCGGGAGCTTTCTGGCCCTGTCGCATTTCACCGCCGATGTCGAGCCGGACGAGATGGCCGAAGTGGTCGAGGTGATGCGCCACAGTGCCGACCCCGTCCATCCTCGTACTCGGGACGAGATCACGAAGCTGTTCGACGGTTTCGAACTGCTCGATCCCGGTGTGGTCGGTACCGCGCACTGGCGACCGAACGAGCCGGACGCCTCGGCGGAACAGCCCGGGGGTACTCGGATCTACGCGGGAGTCGGACGCAAGCTCTAG
- a CDS encoding oxidoreductase, whose amino-acid sequence MTTTSTILGGARELGTGLTVNRLGFGAMQLAGPGVFGPPTDYDRAMRILRRAVELGINHIDTSDFYGPWVVNELIAEALRPYDEDLVLATKIGAYRDQQGGWLPLNHPDALRAQVHDNLRRLRKDSLDLVYLRFMDGESGTALDDRVGALAELREAGLIRAIGLSHVSVDQFEQARAIAPIAAVQNLYNLVNRSAAELLRRTAETGTAFVPFFPLGSGFTSSRARDDEALRGAAERHGATQAQVSLAWLLQRSPNILLIPGTSSPRHLEENTAAARIELTDAEVAGLDALVADGETLEAVE is encoded by the coding sequence GTGACGACGACATCAACCATCCTCGGTGGTGCTCGGGAACTGGGTACGGGCTTGACCGTCAACCGACTCGGATTCGGTGCGATGCAGCTTGCCGGCCCCGGTGTGTTCGGGCCACCCACGGACTACGACCGTGCGATGCGCATCCTGCGGCGTGCTGTCGAACTGGGCATCAACCACATCGACACCAGCGACTTCTACGGCCCATGGGTGGTCAACGAGCTGATCGCCGAGGCGCTGCGTCCCTACGACGAGGACTTGGTGCTGGCCACCAAGATCGGCGCTTACCGGGATCAGCAGGGCGGCTGGCTGCCGCTGAACCACCCGGATGCGTTGCGCGCGCAGGTACACGACAACCTGCGGCGCCTTCGCAAGGACTCGCTGGATCTGGTTTATCTGCGTTTCATGGATGGTGAGTCCGGTACCGCGCTGGACGACCGTGTCGGTGCCCTGGCCGAGCTCCGGGAGGCTGGGCTCATTCGCGCCATCGGGCTTTCGCACGTCTCGGTGGATCAGTTCGAACAGGCCCGTGCGATCGCGCCGATCGCGGCGGTGCAGAATCTCTACAATCTCGTGAATCGCTCGGCAGCCGAGCTCCTGCGCCGGACCGCCGAGACCGGGACGGCCTTCGTTCCCTTCTTCCCGCTGGGCTCGGGTTTCACCAGTAGCAGGGCTCGTGACGACGAGGCTCTTCGGGGAGCGGCCGAGCGGCATGGTGCCACGCAGGCGCAGGTGTCGTTGGCGTGGCTGCTGCAGCGGTCGCCGAACATCCTGCTGATCCCCGGCACGTCATCGCCACGGCACCTGGAGGAGAACACCGCCGCGGCCCGGATAGAGCTCACGGACGCCGAGGTGGCGGGGCTGGACGCGCTCGTGGCCGACGGCGAAACCCTGGAGGCCGTGGAGTGA
- a CDS encoding M50 family metallopeptidase, translated as MDELSRRFALWLPDFGDLTALAVAAVALVLVGSHTSWPLLRNVVTIAHEGGHAAMALLSGRKLNGIRLHSDTSGLTVSTGRATGLGMVVTLFAGYPAVSLLGLAGAWLVVIDRTQTMLWITVGLLVAMLLALRNVHGVLSVLVTAALVFVVSWWAAPAVQALCCALLSWFLLFGGIRPLAELGGKRRRGGAVHSDADQLAHLTRVPAVVWLALWFVIGLAAVGIGGRWLLLLPQV; from the coding sequence GTGGATGAATTATCGCGGCGGTTCGCGCTGTGGCTGCCCGACTTCGGCGATCTGACCGCGTTGGCCGTGGCTGCGGTGGCCCTCGTCCTGGTCGGTTCCCACACGTCCTGGCCGCTGCTGCGCAACGTGGTGACCATCGCGCACGAGGGCGGCCACGCCGCGATGGCCCTGCTCAGCGGTCGCAAACTCAACGGGATCCGGCTGCACTCGGATACCTCCGGACTCACGGTCTCGACAGGCCGGGCCACCGGCCTCGGCATGGTCGTCACCCTGTTCGCCGGTTACCCGGCCGTGTCGTTGCTGGGTCTGGCAGGAGCGTGGCTGGTCGTCATCGACCGGACCCAGACGATGCTGTGGATCACCGTCGGCTTGCTCGTCGCGATGCTGCTCGCGCTGCGCAATGTCCATGGCGTGCTGTCGGTGCTCGTGACCGCGGCGTTGGTGTTCGTGGTGTCCTGGTGGGCTGCTCCTGCGGTGCAGGCATTGTGTTGTGCACTGCTGAGCTGGTTCCTGCTCTTCGGCGGGATTCGCCCGCTCGCCGAGCTGGGCGGCAAGCGCAGGAGAGGCGGAGCTGTGCACTCCGACGCCGATCAGCTTGCACACCTGACTCGTGTCCCCGCAGTGGTGTGGCTCGCATTGTGGTTCGTGATCGGCCTTGCGGCCGTGGGAATCGGCGGGCGGTGGCTGCTGCTCCTGCCGCAGGTGTGA
- a CDS encoding EI24 domain-containing protein has protein sequence MRNFTAGVRTLGTGFGTILRSPKLLLIGAVPALLSTVLLVGALGVLIYFSGDLIGWMTPFAEDWAQAWQRTVRIVVGIALIGAAALVGSLSFIALTLLIGGPFYEHIAEVAEKRWGLNSTGDGAGWLRQTGRGVRDSAKLVLITLAGGLVLFALGFVPVAGQVVTPILAALFGAWVISLEMVGLVFQRGGLRLRERHRVLRRHRARVLGFGLSTYFLCLVPVVQLVVIPSAVVGGTLLAHRLLDPAAAGSQDVQLRA, from the coding sequence TTGCGCAACTTCACCGCCGGTGTCCGGACCCTGGGCACCGGCTTCGGGACCATTCTGCGCTCACCGAAGCTGCTGCTGATCGGGGCGGTCCCTGCGCTGCTGAGCACGGTTCTGCTCGTGGGTGCCCTCGGTGTACTGATCTATTTCAGTGGGGACCTGATCGGCTGGATGACGCCCTTCGCCGAGGACTGGGCACAGGCCTGGCAACGTACGGTTCGGATCGTTGTGGGCATCGCCCTCATCGGCGCCGCCGCACTGGTGGGGTCACTGTCGTTCATCGCTCTGACACTGCTGATCGGCGGACCCTTCTACGAGCACATCGCCGAGGTTGCCGAGAAGCGCTGGGGGCTGAACAGTACCGGGGACGGTGCCGGGTGGCTGCGTCAGACCGGCCGTGGTGTCCGGGACTCGGCCAAGCTCGTGCTGATCACGCTCGCCGGCGGGCTCGTCCTGTTCGCTCTCGGGTTCGTGCCCGTTGCCGGGCAGGTCGTCACGCCGATCCTGGCAGCGTTGTTCGGTGCCTGGGTGATCAGCCTGGAGATGGTGGGCCTGGTCTTCCAGCGTGGCGGCCTTCGGCTTCGTGAACGGCATCGGGTGCTGCGGCGCCACCGTGCCCGAGTACTCGGTTTCGGGTTGTCGACCTATTTCCTGTGTCTCGTTCCGGTGGTGCAGCTCGTGGTGATTCCTTCCGCGGTCGTCGGTGGCACCTTGCTGGCGCACCGGTTGCTCGATCCGGCCGCGGCCGGATCGCAGGATGTACAGCTCAGGGCATGA